The segment ATTCtacgaaataatttaatatttcataccaAAAAATGAGTACtgcttataaattttgatttcattatattgTCGAGTGGATGAACTTAGTGTAGATAAACAGTTTGATAACTAGAGTCAAAGATAACATTCACTAATCTCAACTCGAGATATTATTCAAGGAATTAAACCTTACATCTCTTTTAATCCACAAGACAAATGACTAGATTTTTCGAGATTTagaaatatacagaaattataagaacattctagagcaaacgaaaaataacataaagtatatcaataacaaaacaatttttaggcaacttgccTACAGTCTGATACATATTTGCGAACtgtcgctttcagttcatagcattctaccactgagccaTTCAGTCCGCGCCAAATTAGAgcaagtttcgttacaatatcAATATAGAAAGAATTTAGccataaaatgttaaagaaaactaCATATTCATCATGTTTTTTGAAGACacataaaaaataacttgaataaaaataCTCTGATTGATAATGATGCAAACCAGAAATGTTAGAAATACCACcaatattagaaaatagtttcCTTGAATATGACATTGgctgaaaaattcataattataattctgGTTTCATTTCTAACAGTGTGCAGTGGTCCTGCTGTCGGCTTCGATAACAAGTGCCAAGAAGCCTGAAAAAGTTAGCGAAGATGACAATTTCATCGTGTACAAAATCCCAGTAGGAAACCTGGATCTCCAATCCGAGGCCAGCAGAATGTCTTACGATGATGGCGTAGAGTATGGAGGCAGCCATGGAAGATCCAGTAGCAGAAGTTCCAGCACCAGTAAGAGTGTTAGCAAATCCACTGGATCCGGAAGAGGTAAAGGACTCGGTGAGGGAGAATCTTCTGCCGGGCATGGAACCGGCTATGGCGGATCTAGCAGTGGACATGGTTATGGAGGTAGCAGTGGAGGATACAGAAATGGACAGGGAGGCAGCGGGTACGGCAACGGAGGTCCTGGTTATGGCATTGCAAGATCCGGATATGGCGGTGGAGAAGATGCCATATTGTCTTATGAAGGTGGTTTCGATTTAGGAGGCAATTTAGGACGATCGAGCAGCAAGAGTTCCAGCACCAGCAAGAGTACTAGCAAATCCACTGGAGCCGGAAGGGGCAAAGGATACGGTGAAGGTGAATCTTCTGCCGGACATGGAACAGGTCATGGCGGATCAAGCAGTGGTCATGGTTATGGAGGTAGCAGCGGTGGATATGGAAGTGGTCAAGGAGGTAGTGGATATGGCAGTGGAGGCAGCGGATATGGCAGCGGAGGCAGTGGATATGGCAGAGGAGCTAGCGGATATGCCAAAGGAAACGGATATGCGATCGCAAGATCAGGATACGGAGTTGGAGTTAGTGGTTATGGCATTGGAGGTAGCGGATATGGTAGCGGAGGAATGGGATATGGTACCGGAGGAACCGGAGGATCCGGTTATGGAAGCGGAGGATCTGGATATGGTAGCGGTGGTATTGGATATGGCAGCGGAGGAGCCGGATACGGCAGTGGTGGTAGCGGATATGGCAGCGGAGGATCCGGATACGGTAGTGGAGGTAGCGGATATGGCAGTGGTGGAAATGGATATGGTTATGGAAATTATGGAAGCAATGAAGCTTATGGGCAAGGAGGTAATAATGAATTTCACACTATTatggttataattttaaataattaacttttgccTTTAAATACTAGACCATATCGGTTTCCTTTAGATCGCGATTTAAGAACATTTTCCTTTCCaaaaagaaatagtaaataaaaaaaatattagtaagaaCTAAGACGAATTCAGCATTCTTCCatatatgatattataaattatttattatattcccataagaaaaaaaaattaatatatttcttatcaaaacGAATATCAGTAAACTGATTAAAgacttaaaatgttaaaagttgcaggtgataaaagtgaaaatattgaaaaactgcAAACCAAAATCATTAAATCAGCCCACTGAGATAGCATACTAACTCCATATATGCTCTTTTGAACTGTTTAGGCATTTTTCTCCTTTATTACATTATAAAGCATTATTCTTTGGACGCGTTTatacatatttgaatattttgatattttcattgtttatcagTTTTCGtcttcatttaagaaaattacgtatttggaatttagaatttcaaaataattcgctTTAAAGAACAATCGTAATTTTGCTAGAGCTTCAGACACGGGAAACATAATTTGAAGGAAGATTGATAAGAACTTAAAATTGTACTGAATACAAAAcgctttaaatttgttttccaaaaattaaaaaaaatatttatggaatactATGcgattattttatggaatttaacTTCAAAGTTCTCATTTTATAAAAGCGAAGGAAGACTACAGTGGCTAATGGTTTTCCAAAAAAGTTTAATGTTTTGTGCAGATTACAAAATCttgattatttgttttaaatatatcaggGCAAGCAAGCTACACTCCTGGCGAGCATGGTGGCCACCACAGCACTAGCCACAACCACTACGATGATGAAGAAGGAAACCACCCCAAAATTGTCACAACAACCAAAACTATCACCACCAACAGCGCCCACGATACAGGCCTTAACTCTGGTTCCCAGTACAGACAAATCCCAGACAGCGTTGGAGATACCAACTTCCGACTtgctgattatttgaaaaatgcccAAGGAAACGAAGCTCTCTCCAAATATAACCAGAAACTTTTCGAAGGTAGGTCCTCATTGTTGCATTCATCATATATCTGAGGCATATCATCCTTCACATTTTCATTacatgagtttagtttagtttagttaacgtcccgttgtaaagcaacactagggctattttgggacggacctcgtaattttgaaccgcggtcagatgacgaggacgacacttgagctggcaccccactctccacaaccacaccagcgggaggacatttggcatgacagatttaacggtgcaacagacccccttacacgacggttcttcggtggaatcaggtctcgaacctgaaaccctacggttcacaagccgagaccttaccactaggccaccgcggccttttcATTACATGAGACATATCGTCCAAAGAGTTCTTGATGAAAATCACCATCTCTTgcaaaaaaaatttgctattaatgatataaataccTCAGAAAACATTTAACCCTGGAAGTTTATGCCCATGTTTCTGATCAATTCATATTCCAGATGAAATACCTTAAGAGTTTTAAATGGCATCAAGCAAAAGTTCTTTCAAATTTGTGGAAAAACCAACTGAAGGAGATTATGGTGGTGGCGTATTGCATTATTTCATTCGACCTccaaattttatagtatttaataattttatttttaattttttatatttaatataaaattacttaaagaaacaaaatgatcaaaggaaaggaaaaagaagagcaaaagaaatttaattgcgCTTAAAAAACCTGGTGGTCTTATTTgagaaaaatcctttttgtaGGCCGCTGCtacaatctaaatatttaaaagtgaaattccaaaaagttaaatgtattattttaaagataaataaactgtaaaaatcgttcaactattttttaagtattttaatttaattaaacgtgttagatttgtaaagatggaactattaatcgatttttttttactcgaTACCTGATGAGCgagacatttgaaattttatgcacttAAGCATTCTTGGTttcaatacactattttaataagtTCGGAATTTAATAATCAgttgttattataaaattgtattttgattctACACTAGTGGCATTATCTAGCATTAAATTTGAGGAACAATGACTCTCAAGATTAAAgtatagaaaataattgaaataaaaattttttttgctcacTCTAGAATAAACGGAAAggtttaaaaatggtttttagttaaatttatattaaatttacatctTTATCACTGTCTGTTAAAAAATTTAGACTATACAAAGAAACCATCCTCTACTAAGTCTCTGAAGAATATACAAAACAGATTTACCAGATCTAAAACTCATCATATTTCAATGAAAAGTATGGATAAAATGGCAAAAACTATATATAACCTGATTTAAAAATCtaactttcacatttttttaattcttgtcacgcacaaaaaattacttaatataatttCTGTCCCCCAAATCGTTCTTTTACTGTGGCAAAATAATGAGATTCTGTACGAAGATAAAATGTTCGTTCATCTTCAAAACGAggcattatttaatataaataaattaaactaaattaaaccgaataaattttacttaaaactttaaattaaaatctatagaaaCTACAAAATGGTCTTATAATTCCATTTCCATAAAAAAACATCTTTCTATCTAGAATTTTTGCTCTAAATCCTTTTCATGTAACATTAACTTTCGAGTTATTTCACATCAAatgacatttataatattaattcactGTAACTTTAGTTCCAGGATATGGTGCTGAATTATCTGGAGTCGCCCCTGCTCTCAGAACTGGACAAAACTTCAATGTCAACGCCTTCACCCGATCCCTCAACCAAAATATGGGGGCTTTCAAGGCACCTTCCTATAGGAGCAATGGATACATTCCTCAAGCCTCCATGGTATATCCTACAGCTTACGCTCTCCGACAACTTGGATACGGATTGGGCGgattttaaaaaagccaaagaaatcatctttaattaaatctatatgaGTCAGAATCACTTCAGTCCAATGATGTTGTGATCCAGGCCATCGTTGCTGCGTAAATTGAATAATTGCTCTCATTTGTAAAATAGCGTGGTTATGGTTGTTTGACTAGTCATCGTCATGTGCTTGATTAGTTGACCTCATTAGGACTTGCCTTAAATCAATTACTCGCATCAATACATATCCGCAATGGTATAGTCAATGTCCGTTTACGATGGTAAATTGGAAAGATCTAGGCAGTAATTATAAGAGATTTCTATGGGAAACGTGTTGTGTATCTAAAATTGATATCATCTACATGCCTCATCAACTcgatagaaaatattacaaagtttCGCTTTTCAGGAAATTTCACGCTCTAGATGTCatagtttaaaatcaattaaaactcAAACGGAAGATTTCTTAATTGTCTTTTAGCTTTTAAATTGAGATCCGCTTTTTACTAGCGAAACGCCtaattttgattatgtttttttgcattattactaagtttctttaaataaggaTATGCGGTAGatgttcagaatttaattatgaattttaatttctccgTATCTTGATGGTTAAGTCATACAAGGATAATGACTTTCTTAAtgactttttattattcttatttagaaGAGTATCGTCAAGACTaattagattttatatacattaacgcgtataatcaataaataatgtcacaaattcagaaaatagtcttaaataaattaaggcatgtattaaataattgtaaaatttaaccTCTTAGAATGTCAAACCGTCATGGTTCGAGTTAACATTCTTTCtgtaatataatgcattttttaaaatacattctttctgtaatataatttatttcgaatataaattacttataattataaattagctGTTGAATTGAATAACTAATTAGAACTAATCATTATCGAAAACACCTATATGAGAATTAATTCATCTCttataatcaacaaaaaaaatcaatagtaagTTTGATTTAATgtctctttttttcaaattccctgattttcattttttcaatttttcgaaattataaaaatcGGTTTTTACAATCTGTTGTAATGATTTTTCTCGTTTTCTTCGTGTGTTCCTGTCGCCAAATAGCCTTGGCttgtaattattcattcatttgtcATCATTTGATCGAAATTTTAGTTATATCATctcatcatttcattttcatcagttgtaaaaaaagtgagaaaataaagAGTTTGTTATGTGAGAAATTATGTACtgtgttttcttttcttaaatattccctTTATTAACGATTCAATAA is part of the Argiope bruennichi chromosome 10, qqArgBrue1.1, whole genome shotgun sequence genome and harbors:
- the LOC129987501 gene encoding uncharacterized protein LOC129987501 — encoded protein: MKIAFALCAVVLLSASITSAKKPEKVSEDDNFIVYKIPVGNLDLQSEASRMSYDDGVEYGGSHGRSSSRSSSTSKSVSKSTGSGRGKGLGEGESSAGHGTGYGGSSSGHGYGGSSGGYRNGQGGSGYGNGGPGYGIARSGYGGGEDAILSYEGGFDLGGNLGRSSSKSSSTSKSTSKSTGAGRGKGYGEGESSAGHGTGHGGSSSGHGYGGSSGGYGSGQGGSGYGSGGSGYGSGGSGYGRGASGYAKGNGYAIARSGYGVGVSGYGIGGSGYGSGGMGYGTGGTGGSGYGSGGSGYGSGGIGYGSGGAGYGSGGSGYGSGGSGYGSGGSGYGSGGNGYGYGNYGSNEAYGQGGQASYTPGEHGGHHSTSHNHYDDEEGNHPKIVTTTKTITTNSAHDTGLNSGSQYRQIPDSVGDTNFRLADYLKNAQGNEALSKYNQKLFEVPGYGAELSGVAPALRTGQNFNVNAFTRSLNQNMGAFKAPSYRSNGYIPQASMVYPTAYALRQLGYGLGGF